The genome window GCAGGCGGTTCTGCATGATGTCGTCAAGGTGGCCGGAGATGATCGTGATCAGCATCTCGCGGAGCGGCGTGTCCGGCTTGATCTGGAGCAGCAGGCACTCGCGGAGGTCCCGCGCGCCGACCCCCGGCGGATCGAGCTTCTGGATCAGTCGGAGCGTCTCTTCGGCCTTGGCCATGTCAATCGACTGGCCGAAAACCTGGACCATCTCGGGGAGCGAGCTCTGCATCCGGCCGTTGGCGTCCAAGTTCTGGATCAGGTATTCGCCGAAGGCCCGAACCTCGGGGCTGACCTGGAAGTAGTGGAACTGGTCGACGAGGTACTCATGGAGCGACTGCGGCCGCTCCTCGGCGTTGGCCATCACGTCGTGGGCCCGCTCGCCGTCCTCTTCCATCCGGTTGCTGGAGGGCTTGGAGCCGGAGGTGTAGTTGTCTTCCGGCCAGTCCTCGGCAATCTCGATGAGGCGCTCGAAGTCGGAGGCGTTGTTGTCTTCCTCGCCGGCGTTCAGCTCGCGGCGCTCGACGTCCTTGATAGGGGCCTGATCGAAGTCCGGTCCCTCGGCGACTTCGCCGTTCGTCGCTTCGCTCTTTCCCTCGACGCGCTGCAGGAGCGGATTCTCCGCCATCTCCTGGTCAATGCGTTCCTCCAGCTCCGTGAGGGGCATCTGGAGGATCTCCATCGACTGAATCATGCGCGGCGCGAGGACCTGCTGGAGGCTTTGCCGCTGGAATTGGCCGATGTTGAGGTGCATTGCTGGTTCTGACTCAGTTCCGTGTGATCCGAGGCCGAAACGGGGCGGGTCTCAAAACGACTGTCGCCCCCGCAGGGCATCGGACAGCATTTCCTTGTTCGCAAATTCGAGCACGCTCCCGGTGGCGATTCCGCGGGCCAGCCGGGTGATCTGCACCCCGCTCTCTTCGAGCAGGTTGGAGATGAAGAGGGCGGTGCCGTCCCCTTCCAGGGTCGGGTTCGTCGCCATGATGATCTCGCGGACGCCGTCGCGGCGGACCCGCTGCTGCAGGGCTTCGATCGTCAGGTCGGAGGGGCCGATCCCCTCCAGCGGGGAGAGCCGGCCGCCGAGGACGTGGTATGTCCCCTGGAAGACTCCCGTGTTCTCGAGGATCGTCACGTCCCGCGGCTGCTCGACGACGCAGACGAGCGTCCGGTCGCGGCGCGAGTCCGCGCAGACGGTGCACAGTTCCTGGTCGGTGAGGTTGAAGCAGATCGTGCAGCGGCGGATCGACTGCTTGACCTCGCGGATCGCCTCCGCCAGCCGCATCGCCTCGGGAGTCGTGGCGCTGATGATGTAGTTCGCCAGCCGCTCCGCGCTCTTGCGGCCGATTCCCGGCAGCGCGGCAAACTCATTGATGAGCCGGCCGACGGCGGGGCCGAACGGGTGCTGTTCCGGCGGGAAGGTTTTGACGGGCATGGGGCGGAGCCTCTCCGAGGCGGGGACGCGCGGGCCTCAGGAGCCGAGTCCAAGCTGGGACATCGCCTGCTGGAGGGCAGCGTTGTCTCCCCCCATCACCCCCGACATCTCGCGGGTGGCGGCCTCCTTGGCCTTGGCGACGGCGTCGTTGACCGCCTCGCTGATCGCGGTCTCCATCCGGTCCGATCCGTTGGCGAGGGCGGCCGGAGCGACCCGGCAGCCGACCAGCTGGTGGTCACCGGTCATCTCGACCGTCACGAGGCCGTCGGCGGAGGTCCCTGAGACGCGAAGCGTGGCGAGCTTCTGCTTCATCTCGGACATCCGCGACTGCATGTCCCCCATCTGCTTCATCAGCTGGGCGATATTTCCGAGTCCCTTGAACATCGGCGATTTCCTCTCGTTCTACTCCTCCGGATCGGCGTTCGCGTCACCGGAATCGCTTCCTTCGATCGCCGTCGCGCCGGAATATTCCCGGACGTCGACGACGGTCGCGTTCAGGATCGCGACTGCCTGCTGAACAAAAACATCCCCTTCCACGCTGGTGGGGCGTCTCCGTTCGGCCATGGCCGGCTTGGCTGCGACGGGGGCCGCCGGAGCGGTCACCGAGGCGTCCTCGCTAATCCTTATCTGGACAGGAGTTCCGGCCAATTCATCGATGTACTGCTGAAGGCGTTTCAGGTTTTCCGCCTTCGCACAGTACATCCGAGAGAAACCATAGCTCTTCGGGAACCGCAAATCTAGAGAATTTGGCCCAGTAATTGCAGCAAACGTGGCATTCTTCAGGTGAGAGGCCATCACCTCGGGCAATCTGGTGAGCAATTCTCCTGCGAAAGTTGCCATTGTGCCGGCTGACAGCGCAATCTGAGCTCCAGGCGCGCAATCTGCTCCTTCAGGTTCCGGCTCCGGCGCGGAACGCGATGCTGAAGGAGGGGGAGCCACGGGCGTTGCTGGAGGCGGAGGGACCGCTGGAGCCGTCACTGCAGGGGGGTGTTCAGCCCCGTTTTTTTTTTCGTCCGGGCGCGGAGCGGCCGGACTCGCCGGGGGCATCCGCGGCGGCATTGCTGGACGCGGGGCGGTCCCCGGTGAGGGGGGCGTTGCCGGGCGGGAGGCGGGAGCCGGGCCACCGACCTGGCTCAACGGCGTGAGTTCCGCCAGGAGCGTCATCCGGATCAGGGCCAGTTCCAGCAGGGAACGGGCGTAGTTGACCCGCTGCATGCGATTCTTCGCTTCGGCCAGGATCTGCATCGCCGCGCTGGCGGTCGACACCGCCCAGCGTCCGGCCTGCTCGCGGAGGGCATCCCGGACGCGTTCCGAGACCGCCAGGAGCGGCACCTCGTCCGCGCCGACGGACACGACGATCAGGTCCCGCAGGTAGTTCAGGAGCTGGTCGCTGAAGACCCCCAGCTCGACGCCGACTTCCGCCGCATTGTGGAGCCGCGACAGTACGCCGGGCCGGTCGCTGCGGATGACGGCGTCGATGAGGTCGATGATCCGCTCGTCCGGGGCGGTCCCGAGCAGCCGGTGGACGTCCTCCGCCTGAACCCGTTCGCTGCCGAACGCGAGGAGCTGGTCGAACAGGGACTGGCTGTCCCGCATCGATCCGGCGGCGCGGCGGGCGACGAGTTCCAGGGCTTCCTCGTCGACGACGCGGCCTTCCGCCTCCGCGATCTCCCGCAGGCGGCCCATGATCCGGTCGGTGGCGATCGTTCCGAAGTCGAACCGCTGGCAGCGGGAAAGGATCGTGTCCGGGACCTTGTTGGGCTCGGTGGTGCAGAAGATGAATTTGACGTTCGGCGGGGGCTCTTCCAGCGTCTTGAGGAGGGCGTTGAAGGCCTCCTTGGTGAGCATGTGGACTTCGTCGATGATGTAGACTTTGTAGGGCGACCGCATCGACCGGACGTTGACGTTGGCCCGGAGCTGGCGGATGTCGTCGATCCCGCGGTTCGAGGCGCCGTCGATTTCGAGGACGTCGACGTCGCTCCCGGCCGCGATCGAGGTGCAGACTTCGCACTGGTTGCAGGGGACGCCGTCGACGGCGTTGGGGCAGTTCAGGGCCTTGGCGAAGATGCGGGCGGTGGAGGTCTTGCCGACGCCGCGGGCGCCGGTGAAGAGGTAGGCGTGGGCGACGCGTTGCTGGCGGATGGCGTTACGGAGGGACTGTCCGACGTGTCCCTGTCCGACCACTTCGTCGAAGGTCTGGGGTCGGAAGCGGCGGGCGAGGACGGTGTATTGGGGTTGGCGGTCGGTCACGAGCAAGTCTCTCCGGACGCGGACGCCGGGCGGTGGCCGGGCGGTCCAATCCGGTATTCTCGCGACTCCCGCCGAAAGCAACCAGCGTCCCGCCAGAGCCGACGGAGTCCGGGGTGTGTTGGCTGGATTGTGGCCGGGTGGTGTGGCGTATCATCGAACGGATCAAACCGGGTCCAGGGGCACCCTGGTGGGGAGTGCAGAGGGGCAACGCCCCTTTGCCCGCCGGAGGCCTGGCCGTCGAGAGATGTCTGAAGGAGTCCGTGTCCAAACGCGGACACTGCGTCGGATGCCCCCTCACCAACCCGCGGGGATTCCAGGCCGAGCGGTGAGTCCTCAACGCCGGTTCCACAAAGGGGACATCCGTTGCGTACCACGGTTCCTCATGGAAGTGCCTCCGGCGGCAAGGGGTTGCCCCCTTGACCCCGGCTGCCGTGGCACATTGGGTTTGAGCTATCACGCCGTGCCGGCAAGGACGCGGTTCGAGACACCCGAATCAGGCTCACTCCTCGACCAGCCACCATCCGGCGAACGCCCCCTGTCCACCAGAGGCCCAACCGCCAAGCCCCACTGGACCCAGCCGCGATATCCGGCCTCGGATGAGATTCGCGTTAACATCAACACCCCGCCACTTGCCCCGGTCCAAACCCTCCGTCACGCTCCCCGGATGGACTTTCTCAACCGCCCCGCTTCCCAGCCGCTGTCAAAACTCGTGCGGCGGGTTGTCCTCCTGCTCCTGTTCAGCTGCGCGTCCTCCGGAACGTCCCAGGGACAGGACGAAGCGGCTCTCATCCTCCATCAGGCGGGCGAACTCCCCATCGTGATCTCCGCGCCGCACGGTGGAAACCGCGAGGTTCCGGGCTCCCACCCCCGAACCGGTGAGGGACAGGTCGCCGCGCCCGGGAAGTTCGGCACCGCCCGCGACGGCGGGACAGAGGAACTGGCGCAGCTCGTTTCGAAGGCCGTCGAAGCCCGCTTCGGGAAGAAGCCGTACCTCGTCGCCTCGCGGGCGC of Planctomyces sp. SH-PL14 contains these proteins:
- the dnaX gene encoding DNA polymerase III subunit gamma/tau, encoding MTDRQPQYTVLARRFRPQTFDEVVGQGHVGQSLRNAIRQQRVAHAYLFTGARGVGKTSTARIFAKALNCPNAVDGVPCNQCEVCTSIAAGSDVDVLEIDGASNRGIDDIRQLRANVNVRSMRSPYKVYIIDEVHMLTKEAFNALLKTLEEPPPNVKFIFCTTEPNKVPDTILSRCQRFDFGTIATDRIMGRLREIAEAEGRVVDEEALELVARRAAGSMRDSQSLFDQLLAFGSERVQAEDVHRLLGTAPDERIIDLIDAVIRSDRPGVLSRLHNAAEVGVELGVFSDQLLNYLRDLIVVSVGADEVPLLAVSERVRDALREQAGRWAVSTASAAMQILAEAKNRMQRVNYARSLLELALIRMTLLAELTPLSQVGGPAPASRPATPPSPGTAPRPAMPPRMPPASPAAPRPDEKKNGAEHPPAVTAPAVPPPPATPVAPPPSASRSAPEPEPEGADCAPGAQIALSAGTMATFAGELLTRLPEVMASHLKNATFAAITGPNSLDLRFPKSYGFSRMYCAKAENLKRLQQYIDELAGTPVQIRISEDASVTAPAAPVAAKPAMAERRRPTSVEGDVFVQQAVAILNATVVDVREYSGATAIEGSDSGDANADPEE
- the rpoN gene encoding RNA polymerase factor sigma-54, translated to MHLNIGQFQRQSLQQVLAPRMIQSMEILQMPLTELEERIDQEMAENPLLQRVEGKSEATNGEVAEGPDFDQAPIKDVERRELNAGEEDNNASDFERLIEIAEDWPEDNYTSGSKPSSNRMEEDGERAHDVMANAEERPQSLHEYLVDQFHYFQVSPEVRAFGEYLIQNLDANGRMQSSLPEMVQVFGQSIDMAKAEETLRLIQKLDPPGVGARDLRECLLLQIKPDTPLREMLITIISGHLDDIMQNRLPLIQRKTGYSIDDIKATIEQMRTLNPYPGRGFEPMPVQTVTADLRVQKDDDGKWFVELIDEYVPQLRISKRYLRLLEGNPDPQTKEFVKKKIESAKWLIDAIEQRYQTLRKVAQAIVDRQSEFLEEGPDHIKPLKMQDIADVVGVHVTTISRAVGDKHIETPRGIFPLKRFFGGGTTTADGEEVAWDIIRIKLKEVVDNEDKRNPLSDDEIVEALAKHGFQLARRTVTKYRKALNIPSSRQRREF
- a CDS encoding YbaB/EbfC family nucleoid-associated protein → MFKGLGNIAQLMKQMGDMQSRMSEMKQKLATLRVSGTSADGLVTVEMTGDHQLVGCRVAPAALANGSDRMETAISEAVNDAVAKAKEAATREMSGVMGGDNAALQQAMSQLGLGS
- the recR gene encoding recombination mediator RecR translates to MPVKTFPPEQHPFGPAVGRLINEFAALPGIGRKSAERLANYIISATTPEAMRLAEAIREVKQSIRRCTICFNLTDQELCTVCADSRRDRTLVCVVEQPRDVTILENTGVFQGTYHVLGGRLSPLEGIGPSDLTIEALQQRVRRDGVREIIMATNPTLEGDGTALFISNLLEESGVQITRLARGIATGSVLEFANKEMLSDALRGRQSF